The Serratia rhizosphaerae genome has a segment encoding these proteins:
- the fhuA gene encoding ferrichrome porin FhuA produces MATKRPSPSPTAFNRFPVRGSAIAIAAALSALSLSVQAAENKAAGAKEDTLTVVGSSNRQQESAWGPVGTYAAKHSATGTKTDTPLVKTPQSVSVVTREEMEMRQSETVKSALGYTPGVMVGNRGASTAYDSVNIRGFSSVGTNLYLDGLKLQDDNYSIYQVDPYFLERAEVLRGPVSVLYGKSNPGGLVSLVSKRPTGEELREVQFKMGTDNLFQTGFDFGGTLDDDGVYSYRLTGLARSEDQQQVGEQSKRYAIAPSFSWRPDDRTTFTLLSSFQDDPDVGYYGWLPKEGTVENGVNGKLPTSFNDGEPGYNNISRKQQMIGYSFEHAFNDTWSVRQNLRYSKMDVDYRSIYGLGISPTNPSELTRGVMNSKEHLSSFAVDSQAQAKFATGDVDHTLLMGVDYMRMRNDIVYEYGTASNLNVVAPNYGNDSYTINGSANQVNRQEQTGLYLQDQAEWNNWVLTLGGRYDWSQTSTTNRAAQNTRSEQNDSEFTGRAGLNYVFDNGIAPYFSYSESFEPTAGTDAFGKPFSPSKGKQYEAGVKYAPDNRPITASVALYQLTKTNNKVAYPDNPVFSIQGGEIRSRGVEVEAKAALSANVNVLGSYTYTDAEYTKDTTNQGHTPAAIPKHMASLWADYTFHETALSGLTLGSGVRYVGSSYGDEANTFKVKDYTVVDAAVKYDLARFNLPGSSVGININNLFDKEYVSSCFNTYGCYWGAERQVVATATFRF; encoded by the coding sequence ATGGCTACCAAGCGTCCATCACCATCACCAACGGCGTTCAACCGTTTCCCCGTGCGCGGCAGCGCGATAGCCATCGCCGCCGCCCTGAGCGCCCTCAGCCTGTCGGTGCAGGCCGCCGAGAATAAAGCGGCCGGAGCAAAAGAAGATACCCTGACCGTGGTCGGCAGCAGTAACCGGCAGCAGGAAAGCGCCTGGGGCCCGGTCGGCACCTATGCCGCCAAGCACAGCGCCACCGGCACCAAAACCGATACCCCGCTGGTGAAAACGCCGCAGTCGGTCTCGGTGGTAACGCGCGAAGAGATGGAGATGCGCCAGTCGGAGACGGTGAAAAGCGCGCTGGGTTACACGCCGGGCGTGATGGTCGGCAACCGCGGCGCGTCCACCGCCTATGACTCGGTCAATATCCGCGGCTTCAGCTCGGTCGGCACCAATCTCTATCTGGACGGCCTGAAACTGCAGGACGACAACTACTCGATCTATCAGGTTGATCCCTATTTCCTGGAGCGCGCCGAAGTGCTGCGCGGGCCGGTTTCCGTCCTGTACGGTAAAAGTAACCCGGGCGGTCTGGTGTCGCTGGTCAGCAAACGGCCGACCGGCGAAGAGCTGCGTGAAGTGCAGTTCAAGATGGGCACCGATAACCTGTTCCAGACCGGCTTTGACTTCGGCGGCACGCTGGACGACGACGGCGTTTACTCCTACCGCCTGACCGGGCTGGCGCGCAGCGAAGACCAGCAGCAGGTGGGGGAACAATCCAAGCGTTATGCCATCGCGCCTTCCTTCAGCTGGCGGCCGGACGATCGCACCACCTTTACCCTGCTGAGCAGTTTCCAGGACGATCCTGACGTCGGCTACTACGGCTGGCTGCCGAAAGAGGGCACGGTGGAAAACGGCGTCAACGGCAAGCTGCCGACCAGCTTTAACGACGGCGAGCCGGGCTACAACAACATCTCGCGCAAGCAGCAGATGATCGGCTACAGCTTCGAGCATGCCTTTAACGACACATGGAGCGTGCGGCAGAACCTGCGCTACTCCAAGATGGACGTCGACTACCGCTCCATCTACGGCCTCGGCATCAGCCCGACCAACCCGAGCGAGCTGACGCGCGGCGTGATGAACTCCAAAGAGCATCTGTCCAGCTTTGCGGTTGATAGCCAGGCGCAGGCCAAATTCGCCACCGGCGATGTGGATCACACCCTGCTGATGGGCGTCGACTATATGCGTATGCGCAACGATATCGTGTATGAATACGGCACGGCGTCCAATCTCAACGTGGTGGCGCCGAACTACGGCAACGACAGCTACACCATCAACGGCAGCGCCAACCAGGTGAACCGTCAGGAACAGACCGGCCTCTACCTGCAGGATCAGGCGGAATGGAACAACTGGGTGCTGACGCTGGGCGGCCGCTACGACTGGAGCCAGACCTCCACCACCAACCGCGCGGCGCAGAATACGCGCAGCGAGCAGAACGACAGTGAGTTTACCGGCCGCGCCGGGCTGAACTATGTGTTCGACAACGGCATTGCGCCGTACTTCAGTTACAGCGAGTCGTTTGAACCGACCGCCGGCACCGACGCCTTCGGCAAACCGTTCTCGCCGTCGAAGGGCAAACAGTATGAAGCCGGGGTGAAATATGCGCCGGATAACCGGCCGATCACCGCCAGCGTGGCGCTGTACCAACTGACCAAGACCAACAACAAGGTGGCCTACCCGGACAACCCGGTGTTCAGCATCCAGGGCGGTGAAATCCGTTCCCGCGGCGTAGAAGTCGAAGCCAAGGCGGCGCTGTCGGCCAACGTCAACGTGCTGGGCTCGTACACCTATACCGACGCCGAGTACACCAAAGACACCACCAATCAGGGCCATACGCCGGCGGCGATTCCGAAACATATGGCGTCGCTGTGGGCGGATTACACCTTCCATGAAACCGCGCTGAGCGGCCTGACGCTCGGCTCCGGCGTGCGCTATGTCGGCTCCAGCTACGGCGACGAAGCGAACACCTTTAAAGTGAAAGACTACACGGTGGTCGATGCGGCGGTGAAATACGATCTGGCACGATTCAACCTGCCGGGTTCATCCGTTGGCATTAATATCAACAACCTGTTTGATAAAGAGTACGTCTCCAGCTGCTTCAATACCTACGGTTGCTACTGGGGCGCGGAACGTCAGGTGGTTGCGACCGCAACTTTCCGTTTCTAA
- the fhuD gene encoding Fe(3+)-hydroxamate ABC transporter substrate-binding protein FhuD, with protein MHDMSFDPFRRRLLAALALSPLLTSLPGRAAAPPDLGRIVALEWLPAELLLALGVTPQAVADIHNYNLWVREPALPATVVDAGQRTEPNLELLQQLQPSLVLLSQGYGPSPQLLAPIAPTMEFAFNDGSGKPLTVAKNSLRQLAQRLGLESRAERHLQHFDAFISDARGRLQDYTRQPLLLFSLIDNRHALVIGHQSLFQQVMDQLGIANAWAGETNFWGSAIVGIERLAAVKNARAIYFDHGNQRMLAQVSATPLWQSLPFVRQQQLRRVPAVWLYGATLSAMRFCRLLEQAQEARA; from the coding sequence ATGCATGATATGTCTTTTGATCCCTTTCGCCGCCGCCTGCTGGCGGCGCTGGCGCTGTCGCCGCTGCTGACCTCGCTGCCGGGCCGTGCTGCCGCGCCGCCTGATCTGGGGCGCATTGTGGCGCTGGAATGGCTGCCGGCCGAACTGCTGCTGGCGCTGGGCGTAACGCCGCAGGCGGTGGCCGATATTCATAACTACAACCTGTGGGTGCGTGAGCCGGCTCTGCCGGCGACGGTGGTTGACGCCGGCCAGCGCACCGAACCCAATCTGGAGCTGCTGCAACAACTGCAGCCGTCGCTGGTGCTGCTGTCGCAGGGCTATGGCCCGTCGCCGCAGCTGTTGGCGCCGATTGCGCCGACCATGGAATTCGCCTTTAACGACGGCAGCGGCAAACCGCTGACCGTCGCCAAAAACTCGCTGCGTCAGCTGGCGCAGCGGCTGGGGCTGGAAAGCCGCGCCGAGCGGCATCTGCAGCACTTTGACGCCTTCATCAGCGACGCGCGCGGGCGGCTGCAGGATTACACCCGCCAGCCGCTGCTGCTGTTCTCGCTGATCGATAACCGTCACGCGCTGGTGATCGGCCATCAGAGCCTGTTCCAGCAGGTGATGGACCAGCTCGGCATCGCCAACGCCTGGGCAGGGGAGACCAACTTTTGGGGCTCGGCGATCGTCGGTATTGAACGTCTGGCGGCGGTGAAAAATGCGCGGGCAATCTATTTCGATCACGGCAATCAGCGGATGCTGGCGCAGGTGAGCGCGACGCCGCTGTGGCAGTCGCTGCCGTTTGTGCGTCAGCAGCAGCTGCGTCGGGTGCCGGCGGTCTGGCTGTACGGCGCCACGCTGTCTGCTATGCGCTTTTGCCGACTGCTGGAACAGGCACAGGAGGCGCGCGCATGA
- the mrcB gene encoding bifunctional glycosyl transferase/transpeptidase: MAGDDREPIGRKGKPPKRSAPRRPPRRRLDDDDDDYQANNFQDEYDDDEYNDEEERMPRKVKAAPPRKKRRWLGLMLKIILVIAVLLAGYGVYLDSQIRSRIDGKVWQLPAAVYGRMVNLEPGMPYSKGEMVKLLEGMQYRQVSRMTRPGEFTVKANSIEMLRRPFDFPDGKEGQIRARLDFQNNRLAKIENLDNQRSFGFFRLDPRLITMLQSPNGEQRLFVPRSGFPDLLVDTLIATEDRHFYEHDGISPYSIGRAVLANLTAGRAVQGGSTLTQQLVKNLFLTNERSLWRKANEAYMALLVDYRYSKDRILELYLNEVYLGQSGSDQIRGFPLASLYYFGRPVDELSLDQQALLVGMVKGASLYNPWRNPKLALERRNLVLKLLQNQGVIDAELYNMLSARPLGVQPKGGVITPQPAFMQLVRQELQSKLGDKVNDLSGVKIFTTLDPVSQDAAEKAVEAGVPALRAARHVKDLEAAMVIVDRFSGEVRAMVGGAEPQYAGFNRALQARRLVGSLAKPPTYLTALSEPDKYRLNTWLADAPLSLKQPNGSVWQPNNYDRRFRGKVMLVDALAHSLNVPTVNLGMAVGLDQISATLQRLGIPKSEINPVPSMLLGAIGLTPMEVAQEYQTIAGGGNRAPLSAVRSVIAEDGSVLYRSFPQAERVVPAQAAYLTLYAMQQGVARGTSRSLSVKFPNYHLAAKTGTTNDLRDSWFAGVDGKEVAIAWVGRDNNGPAKLTGSNGALTLYRRYLENQTPLPLQLQAPEGINQMSIDSDGNFLCGGGGWRTIPVWTDNPDGLCQASQAALQQQQQQEQQTQEEQKGSDGVAGWIKDMFGQ, from the coding sequence ATGGCCGGGGATGACCGCGAGCCCATCGGGCGCAAAGGGAAACCACCCAAGCGCAGCGCGCCGCGCAGGCCGCCGCGCCGTCGTCTGGATGACGACGATGATGACTACCAAGCAAATAACTTTCAGGATGAGTATGACGATGATGAATATAACGACGAGGAAGAACGCATGCCGCGTAAGGTAAAGGCCGCGCCGCCTCGTAAGAAACGCCGTTGGCTCGGCTTGATGCTGAAAATCATACTGGTGATCGCCGTGCTGCTGGCCGGTTACGGCGTCTATCTGGATTCGCAGATCCGCAGCCGCATCGACGGCAAGGTCTGGCAGCTGCCGGCGGCGGTGTATGGCCGTATGGTCAACCTGGAACCCGGCATGCCGTACAGCAAAGGCGAAATGGTCAAGCTGCTGGAGGGGATGCAGTACCGCCAGGTCAGCCGGATGACGCGCCCGGGCGAGTTTACCGTGAAGGCCAACAGCATTGAGATGCTGCGCCGTCCGTTTGATTTCCCGGACGGTAAAGAGGGGCAGATTCGCGCCCGTCTCGACTTCCAGAATAACCGTCTGGCGAAGATCGAAAACCTGGATAACCAGCGCAGCTTCGGCTTCTTCCGCCTGGATCCGCGCTTGATCACCATGCTGCAGTCGCCGAACGGCGAGCAGCGTCTGTTCGTACCGCGCAGCGGCTTCCCCGATCTGCTGGTGGACACGCTGATTGCCACCGAAGACCGCCACTTCTACGAGCATGACGGCATCAGCCCTTACTCGATCGGCCGTGCGGTGCTGGCTAACCTGACCGCCGGCCGCGCGGTGCAGGGCGGCAGTACCCTGACCCAACAGCTGGTGAAGAACCTGTTCCTGACCAACGAGCGTTCGCTGTGGCGTAAGGCCAACGAAGCCTATATGGCGCTGCTGGTGGACTACCGTTACAGCAAAGACCGCATTCTGGAGCTGTATCTGAACGAGGTGTACCTCGGGCAGAGCGGCAGCGACCAGATCCGCGGCTTCCCGCTGGCCAGCCTGTATTACTTCGGCCGTCCGGTGGATGAGCTGAGCCTCGACCAGCAGGCGCTGCTGGTGGGGATGGTGAAAGGGGCGTCGCTGTACAACCCGTGGCGCAACCCGAAACTGGCGCTGGAGCGCCGCAACCTGGTGCTGAAGCTGTTGCAGAACCAGGGCGTGATTGACGCGGAGCTGTATAACATGCTCAGCGCGCGTCCGCTGGGCGTTCAGCCGAAGGGCGGGGTGATCACACCGCAGCCGGCCTTTATGCAGCTGGTGCGTCAGGAGCTGCAGAGCAAGCTGGGGGACAAGGTGAATGACCTGTCCGGCGTGAAGATCTTCACCACTCTGGATCCGGTGTCGCAGGACGCGGCGGAGAAAGCGGTGGAAGCCGGCGTGCCGGCGCTGCGCGCTGCGCGTCACGTGAAAGATCTGGAGGCGGCAATGGTGATCGTCGACCGCTTCAGCGGGGAAGTCCGCGCGATGGTCGGCGGTGCCGAACCGCAGTACGCCGGCTTTAACCGTGCGCTGCAGGCCCGCCGTCTGGTGGGGTCGCTGGCCAAGCCGCCGACCTATCTGACCGCGCTGTCCGAGCCGGACAAGTACCGCCTGAACACCTGGCTGGCGGATGCGCCGCTGTCGCTCAAGCAGCCGAACGGCAGCGTCTGGCAGCCGAATAACTACGATCGCCGTTTCCGCGGCAAGGTGATGCTGGTGGATGCGCTGGCGCATTCGCTGAACGTGCCGACGGTAAATCTGGGGATGGCTGTCGGGCTGGATCAGATCAGCGCCACGCTGCAGCGCCTGGGCATTCCGAAGTCGGAAATCAATCCGGTGCCGTCCATGCTGCTGGGGGCTATCGGCCTGACGCCGATGGAAGTGGCGCAGGAGTACCAGACCATTGCCGGCGGCGGCAACCGTGCGCCGCTGTCTGCGGTGCGTTCGGTGATTGCCGAAGACGGCAGCGTACTGTACCGCAGCTTCCCGCAGGCGGAGCGCGTGGTACCGGCGCAGGCGGCCTATCTGACGCTGTACGCCATGCAGCAGGGTGTGGCGCGCGGTACCTCGCGTTCACTGTCGGTGAAGTTCCCGAACTATCATCTGGCGGCGAAAACCGGTACCACCAACGATCTGCGCGACAGCTGGTTTGCCGGCGTTGACGGCAAGGAAGTGGCGATCGCCTGGGTTGGGCGCGATAACAACGGCCCGGCCAAGCTGACCGGCTCCAACGGCGCGCTGACGCTGTATCGCCGCTATCTGGAAAACCAGACGCCGCTGCCGTTGCAGCTGCAGGCGCCGGAAGGGATCAACCAGATGAGCATTGATTCCGACGGTAACTTCCTGTGCGGCGGGGGCGGCTGGCGCACCATCCCGGTGTGGACCGATAACCCGGACGGCCTGTGTCAGGCCAGCCAGGCCGCGTTGCAGCAGCAACAGCAACAGGAACAGCAGACGCAGGAAGAGCAGAAAGGCTCCGACGGCGTCGCCGGCTGGATCAAGGATATGTTCGGCCAGTAA
- the fhuC gene encoding Fe3+-hydroxamate ABC transporter ATP-binding protein FhuC: protein MQDKHLLQEATFTLDNVSFAVPGRILLQPLSLTFPHGKVCGLIGHNGSGKSTLLKILGRHQAATGGQALLNDTPLAQWDSKAFAREVAYLPQQLPAAEGMTVRELVAIGRYPWHGALGRFSAADRQHVEEAIALVGLKPLAGRLVDSLSGGERQRAWLAMLVAQDSRCLLLDEPTSALDIAHQVEVLALIQRLSRERGLTVIAVLHDINMAARYCDHLVALRGGEMIAQGAPLELMQGPVLEQIYGIPMGTLPHPSGGSPVSFVY from the coding sequence ATGCAGGATAAACATCTTCTCCAAGAGGCGACGTTCACGCTGGATAACGTGAGCTTCGCCGTCCCCGGCCGCATACTGCTGCAACCGCTGTCATTGACCTTTCCGCACGGCAAGGTCTGCGGGCTGATCGGCCATAACGGCTCTGGTAAATCCACGCTATTGAAAATTCTCGGCCGTCACCAGGCGGCGACCGGCGGGCAGGCCTTGCTGAACGATACGCCGCTGGCGCAGTGGGACAGCAAGGCGTTCGCCCGCGAAGTGGCCTATCTGCCGCAGCAACTGCCGGCCGCCGAAGGCATGACGGTGCGCGAACTGGTGGCCATCGGCCGTTACCCGTGGCACGGCGCGCTGGGACGCTTTTCCGCCGCCGATCGTCAGCACGTTGAAGAGGCGATCGCGCTGGTGGGCTTAAAACCGCTGGCCGGCCGGCTGGTGGACAGCCTGTCCGGCGGCGAACGTCAGCGCGCCTGGCTGGCGATGCTGGTGGCGCAGGACAGCCGCTGCCTGCTGCTGGACGAGCCGACCTCGGCGCTGGATATCGCCCATCAGGTGGAAGTGCTGGCGTTGATTCAGCGTCTGAGCCGCGAGCGCGGCCTGACGGTGATCGCGGTGCTGCACGATATCAATATGGCCGCCCGCTACTGTGACCATCTGGTGGCGCTGCGCGGCGGAGAAATGATCGCTCAGGGCGCGCCGCTGGAACTGATGCAGGGGCCGGTGCTGGAGCAGATCTACGGCATTCCGATGGGCACGCTGCCGCATCCGAGCGGCGGTTCACCGGTGAGCTTTGTCTACTGA